Below is a genomic region from Kribbella qitaiheensis.
GGCAACTCCACCGACCGCCGCCGAGACCTTGGCCTGTCCGCCGATGTCCCAAACACCTCGCGGCCCGAGGAACAGGCACACCTCGACCTCATGAGCCCGGCCCAGCTCGACCATGTCGTCGATCTCGCGGTCGGTCAGCATCATCACACCGCTGCCCTGCGAGACCCGATCCACGTTCACGCCCCGCTCGATGGCCTCGCTCAGCACAGCGGCCATCACCAGCGGACCTTCACAACTGGGAATCTCGATCTTGTACTGCGTATCGTCGGCGAACCGCCTTCCCGGCTCCCCGGACCCGCCGATCGTGTGACCGCGCTCGGCCAGCAGAGCCCGCGCTTCCCGAAGATTCATCCCTACTCCTTGCCCGAGCCGACGTCGTCGTCATCCTGCCAGCCGCCGAGCGACCCGGACGCGTCGGTCAGATCCCGTGCCGTCCCCGCGATCTCCAGGTCGAACCGCTCCGCCGCCTCGGTCAGCAACGCCGGCGTCACCATCAGCTCGTTCGGCGACAAGGTGTCCCGGATTCGGGCCAACCGCAACTCAGACCAGTCTCGTCGCCCGCTCATCGTGACAGCAGCGAGCACCGCCGCAGCGTCGTCCTCCAGCACCATCGGCAACCGGGACCGCCGCGCTCCCCCGGCGCCCGACGTCAGCGCGTTCACATAGCTCGCCCGCAGATCGATCTGCTCCAGCAGTCGAGCCGGGATCACATCCGCCAACCCGAGCCCGGAGGCGTTCCCATGCGAAGCCGCCGACAGCCGATGCACGCTGATCGCCGCGATCGACGGCGACTCGAACTCGGGGATCCCGTGCACCCAGCACCGCCCGAGCACGTTCGTATCCATCCCCGTCCCCGACTTGTCCTTGCCCATCTCGTCCACCACCAGCACGTCCAGCTCGTCGAACGGCAGCCGGCCCATCAGACTTCCAGCTCGCTGCAACAGGGCGGTCTCGGCCGCATCAGCGATGCCGTCGGCAGCCACCAACTCCACTGCGGCTGTCCGCTCCAGCATGTTCTCGACAATCGCCAGCCCGCCCAAGATCTTGCCCTGGGCAATCACCACTCGCGCCGCGGCCTCGATCGCGCCACCCAGCGAGGGAATCCCGCCCGCATGCAGTGCGGCGGCACCAGCGTGATTGCCTAGCCCGATCGCAAGGATCTTCGCGAGCCCACTCTCCACCGGCCCATGGAAATCCGTATGCGGCTTCACCCGGTTGACCAGCAGAACACCGTCCGCCTTCGCAGCCAAGGCGTCATGGTGCACCGGCGTACCATCGGGCAAGTTGCCCAGCACAACGGTTTCCATGGTCGCCTCGATCGGGCAACCCACAGACTCCGCGGTGACTCCGAGCCCGGCCAGCATCTCCCGCTGCCCGTCAGCCGTCGCACCGCCATGCGATCCCATCGCCGGTACTACGAACGGCTCCGCTCCGGCCGCCCGAAGCCAGTCGACCGCCGCCCGGACCACGACCACCAGATCGTGAATACCCCGGCTCCCGGCGGTGACGGCGATCCGCGCACCGGGTCGCACCGCCGAAGCCAACGGCGCCAGGGCCGCCTGCGCAGCGGCGTACGGGTCCTGCTCTGTCGGCACGTCTGGGAGCAGTCGCCGGATCGGCGTGACCTGCGGGATCACACCGTCCGGCCGAAGTCCGCGGATCGCCTCGAACGGCCCCCAGCCGGCGGCCGATGAGCCGGACATCAGTGACTCTGCCGGGCCACGGCCGAACCACTCCGCCCGACCAGGAAGTCCAGATCGCAGCCCAGGTTGGCCTGGGTGACATGGTCGACGTACAGTCGCGCCCAGCCGCGATCCGACGGCGCGGTCACCGGTTGCCAATCCGCCCGACGCTTGGCCAACTCCTCCTCGGACACGTCGAGATGCAACGTCCGGGCCGGCACGTCGAGCTCGATCCAGTCACCCGTCCGGACCAGCGCCAGCGGACCACCAACGGCCGCCTCTGGCGCCACATGCAGCACCACAGTCCCGTACGCCGTACCGCTCATCCTCGCGTCGGAGATCCGGACCATGTCGTCGATACCCTGCTCGGCAAGCTTGCGCGGGATCGTCATGTTGCCCACCTCGGGCATGCCCGGATAGCCCCTTGGCCCCGCGTTCTGCAGGACCAGCACGGTGTCCTCATCGACATCTAGATCCATGTCGTCGACAGCCAGGTCATACTCCTCGATGCTGCTGAATACGAGCGCCTTGCCGCGATGCTGCAACAACCTCTCGGAAGCCGCCGACTGCTTGACGACAGCACCATCGGGAGCGAGATTCCCCTTCAGTACTGCGGTTCCCGCGCCGCTACCGAGCGGGTTGCCGACGGCACGGATCACCTCGGTGTCGACCGTCCGCTCCGACTGCGCAACGTTCTCGCCGATCGAGCGACCGGTCACGGTGATCGCGTCCGCCTTCAGCAGCGGCAGGATCTCCCGCAGTACGGCGGGCAACCCACCGGCGTAGTAGAAGTCCTCCATCAGGTATCTCCCGGACGGCTGCAGGTCGACCAGCCACGGCACGCCGCGGGCCCACTCGTCCATGTCCTCCAGAGTGAGCTTCACGCCGACCCGCCCCGCGATCGCGAGCAGGTGGATGACCGCGTTGGTCGAACCACCGATCGCGGCGTTCGCGCGGACCGCGTTGGCGAACGCGTCGCGGGTGAGGATGTCGCTCGGCTTGAGGTCTTCCTCGACCATCTGCACGATTCGCTGACCGGCCTGCTGGGCGATCGCGTACCGGCGGGAGTCGACCGCGGGGATGGCCGCCGACCCGGTCAGCTGGAGGCCGAGCGCTTCGGCCATGCACGCCATCGTGGATGCCGTGCCCATCGTCATACAGTGCCCGTTGCTGCGGGACATCCCGGACTCGGCGGCGGCGTAGTCCTCCTGGGTCATCCGGCCCGCGTTGACGTCCTGGGTGAACCGCCAGACCGCAGTACCGGAGCCGATGTCGCAGCCGCGGAACTTGCCGTTCAGCATCGGTCCGCCGGTCACCACCAGCGTCGGCAGGTCCACACTCGCGGCGCCCATGATCGAGCCCGGCGTGGTCTTGTCGCAGCCGGTGAGCAGCACGGTGCCGTCGATCGGGTTGCCCCGCAGGGATTCCTCGACGTCCATGCTGAGCAGGTTGCGGAACAGCATCGCGGTCGGCCGGAGCATCGTCTCGCCCAGCGACATCACCGGGAACTCGAGCGGGAAACCGCCGGCCTGCCAGACGCCGCGCTTGACCGATTCGGCCAGCCGGCGCAGGTGCGCGTTGCAGGGTGTCAGCTCGGACCAGGTGTTGCAGATCCCGATCACCGGGCGCCCGTCGAACACCTCGTCCGAGAACCCCTGCGCCCGCATCCAGGACCGATGGATGAACCCGTTGCGGTCCTTCTCCCCGAACCAGTGATCGAAACTCCGCCGACCGGTATGTGCCGCGGACCGGTCGGCCGGGATCGCCCGGCTCGGCGGCTCGGCCGCAGGCCGCCCGGTTTTCTCCGGCGTCGGCTCGCCGGTGGAACCGGCCGGCAGACCAGTCCCGTCCTGGGTCGGCGCGCCTGTCAGGCCCGGGCTGTTCGGATCCTCGACCGGTGGTAGGTCGCTCATCGAGACACCTCTCCTGTCGTCACCGTTCCGTTCACCCGGCGGCTGATGCCGGCGGGGTTCCCATCACGCAGTACTGCGGGGAGCACCACGTCGGGAGTGTCCTGGTAGGCCACGGGGCGCTGGAAGCGGCGAGCGGCCGTCACTCCGACGCTGGTGTGGATCGAGCCGACGCTCGAGGGGAAGGGGCCGCCGTGATGCTGCGCCCACGACACGGCGACTCCGGTCGGCCAGCCGTTCCAGAGAACTCGTCCAGCCCTTGCCGTCAGCAACGGAAGCAGCTTGCCGGCCAGCTCCGCGTCCGCGGACTCTTCCGCCTGCAGCGTCGCGGTCAGGTTGCCTTCGAAGGCTTCAACGGCTGCTTGCAACTCGTCGGTCGACGAGTACTCGACCACGATCGAGACCGGGCCGAAGCACTCCTCCAAGATCTCCTCAGGCCGCGCCAGCAACTCGGTCACCGTCGTACCCAGCAAGGTCGCGCCGCCGTCGCTCAGCACGCGGATCCCGTCGATCTTGCGCAGCCGGTCGAGGCCGGACGAGAAGCCTTCCGCGATCCGGTCGTTCAGCATCGGCGCCTCGGCGACGCCCCCGGCTGCCTCGACCAGCTTGTCCTCCAGGCCGTGACCGGCCGGCAGGAAGAGCAGGCCCGGCTTGGTGCAGAACTGGCCGACGCCGAGCGTGAACGACCCGACGTACCCGGTCGCGATGTCGTTGCCGCGAGCATCGACAGCGGCCTGGGTGACGAAGACCGGGTTGAGGCTGCCGAGCTCGCCGTAGAACGGGATCGGCTCGGGCCTGGTCACCGCGATCTCGTGCAGCGCCTTCCCCGCCGGGACGGATCCGGTGAAGCCGGCGGCCGTGATCCGGGGGTCCTTCAGGGCGGTGACGCCCACGTCGTACCCCTGGATGAGCCCGAGCGTGCCGGCCGGCGCGCCCGCAACTCTGAGCGCCTCGATCATCACCTCGGCGGTCCGGACCGACAGCTCCGGGTGTCCCGGGTGCGCCTTCACGATCACCGGGCACCCCGCGGCCAATGCCGACGCGGTGTCACCTCCGCAGACGCTGAACGCGAAGGGGAAGTTGCTCGCGGCGAACACGAGCACCGGGCCGAGCGGCACGAGCAAGCGACGCAGGTCCGGCCGGGGTACCGGCTTTGCCTGCGGGTCGGCGGTGTCGATGATGACCTCGAGCAGCGAGCCCTCTTCGAGCGCGTCCGCGAACATCCGGAGCTGGCCGCTGCTGCGACCGACCTCGCCGCGCAGCCGTGGCTCGGGCAGTGCGGACTCACGCATCGCGATCGGGACCAGCTCGTCGGCCGCGGCATCCAGCGCATCGGCGACGGCACGGATCCACCCGGCCCGGACGGCCGGCTCCGATGCGGCCAGCGGGCCTGCGGCGTCCGCGGCGTCGGTCAGGGCCTGCTCGAGCTCGGCAGGGGTGGTGTCCGTGGTCATCGGGTCTCCTCCAGGGTCTCGGCTGCCAGGAAGGCGAAAGGTTCCCGGCCGACTGCCACCGTATTCGTCAACGTGCCGATCTCGCTGATCGCGATCTCCACCACGTCACCGGCCTGGAGTGCGAAGTCGAGTTCGGGAACGATCCCGGTACCGGTCGCGAGGATCACGCCGTCCGGGAACTCGTTCGGCACGAACAGGACGTCGATCAGGTCCTGGAGTTCGCGGACGAGGTTCTTGGTGGACGTCGTACCGGTGAACACCTCATCCTCGCCGCGGCGGATCACCAGGTCGATGGTCAGGTCCTTCGGGTCGGCGACCTCCCAGGCCGGCCGGATCCCGGTGGCCAGCGCGCAGCCGCCCGCGAACACCTTCGCCTGCGGGATGTAGAGCGGGTTCTCGCCCTCGATCGAGCGTGAGCTGACGTCGTTGCAGATCGTGAAGCCGACGATCTCGCCGCGGCTGTTGGCGACGATCGCGAGTTCGGGCTCCGGTACGTCGTGCCCGGAGTCGGTCCGGATCCCGATCGGGTCGCCGTCGGTGACGAGCCGCCACGCGGGCGACTTCGGGAACAGCTCCGGCCGGGGCGCGGAGTACACCCGGTCATACACGGACTGCTCGGTGCTCTCCTCCATCCGGGCGCCGCGGGAACGCTCGTACGTGACCCCCGCGCACCAGACCTCGCCGTATCCGTCGAGCGGTGGCAGCAGCCGTACGTCGGCCAGCAGGACCTCGTCGCCGAGCCGGTCCTCGCCGACGGCGGCGCGGAACTCCTCCGCCGACAGGCGCAGGAGCTCCGCCATCCCCGCGCCACCGCGTACCGGTGCGACCGTGTCACCGGTTCGGACCCCGGCCTGGGGCGGTTGGCCTGGGAGCTGGAAACGGACCAGGTGCATCAAGTTCTGCCTCTCACATTGAGGTACCGAGTAGACCGCGGGTGATCTGGAATCCAACGTTGCCTGCAGCAACTGCTTTGGGAATCTGCCGACGGCTTGCCACTGCGGCAATCACGTCCAGCCCGGCTCGGGCTTGCTCATCGGCGTCACCGATGGCCACAGCATCCAGGTCTTCCCCGTACTTCGCGACCGTCGGCGGATCGCTGCTGAATTCGACGACCGGGACGAACCGCTGGGCCGACAAGGTGCCGCCGGCAACGTGCGCGAGAATCTGCTGTACTCCGCCCGCGCCGAATCCGGTAGCCGTCTCCATCCAGTCGGTACCCGGCATCCGCATCACGTGCCATCCCGGCGCGGCGAACCGCTGCCCGTGCGCGACCGTCGGCTCCACCGCGGCGGGAGAGCCGAAGGCGGCGTACCGGAAGCTCTCGTCGGCG
It encodes:
- a CDS encoding lactate racemase domain-containing protein; this translates as MSGSSAAGWGPFEAIRGLRPDGVIPQVTPIRRLLPDVPTEQDPYAAAQAALAPLASAVRPGARIAVTAGSRGIHDLVVVVRAAVDWLRAAGAEPFVVPAMGSHGGATADGQREMLAGLGVTAESVGCPIEATMETVVLGNLPDGTPVHHDALAAKADGVLLVNRVKPHTDFHGPVESGLAKILAIGLGNHAGAAALHAGGIPSLGGAIEAAARVVIAQGKILGGLAIVENMLERTAAVELVAADGIADAAETALLQRAGSLMGRLPFDELDVLVVDEMGKDKSGTGMDTNVLGRCWVHGIPEFESPSIAAISVHRLSAASHGNASGLGLADVIPARLLEQIDLRASYVNALTSGAGGARRSRLPMVLEDDAAAVLAAVTMSGRRDWSELRLARIRDTLSPNELMVTPALLTEAAERFDLEIAGTARDLTDASGSLGGWQDDDDVGSGKE
- a CDS encoding IlvD/Edd family dehydratase, whose amino-acid sequence is MSDLPPVEDPNSPGLTGAPTQDGTGLPAGSTGEPTPEKTGRPAAEPPSRAIPADRSAAHTGRRSFDHWFGEKDRNGFIHRSWMRAQGFSDEVFDGRPVIGICNTWSELTPCNAHLRRLAESVKRGVWQAGGFPLEFPVMSLGETMLRPTAMLFRNLLSMDVEESLRGNPIDGTVLLTGCDKTTPGSIMGAASVDLPTLVVTGGPMLNGKFRGCDIGSGTAVWRFTQDVNAGRMTQEDYAAAESGMSRSNGHCMTMGTASTMACMAEALGLQLTGSAAIPAVDSRRYAIAQQAGQRIVQMVEEDLKPSDILTRDAFANAVRANAAIGGSTNAVIHLLAIAGRVGVKLTLEDMDEWARGVPWLVDLQPSGRYLMEDFYYAGGLPAVLREILPLLKADAITVTGRSIGENVAQSERTVDTEVIRAVGNPLGSGAGTAVLKGNLAPDGAVVKQSAASERLLQHRGKALVFSSIEEYDLAVDDMDLDVDEDTVLVLQNAGPRGYPGMPEVGNMTIPRKLAEQGIDDMVRISDARMSGTAYGTVVLHVAPEAAVGGPLALVRTGDWIELDVPARTLHLDVSEEELAKRRADWQPVTAPSDRGWARLYVDHVTQANLGCDLDFLVGRSGSAVARQSH
- a CDS encoding aldehyde dehydrogenase (NADP(+)); amino-acid sequence: MTTDTTPAELEQALTDAADAAGPLAASEPAVRAGWIRAVADALDAAADELVPIAMRESALPEPRLRGEVGRSSGQLRMFADALEEGSLLEVIIDTADPQAKPVPRPDLRRLLVPLGPVLVFAASNFPFAFSVCGGDTASALAAGCPVIVKAHPGHPELSVRTAEVMIEALRVAGAPAGTLGLIQGYDVGVTALKDPRITAAGFTGSVPAGKALHEIAVTRPEPIPFYGELGSLNPVFVTQAAVDARGNDIATGYVGSFTLGVGQFCTKPGLLFLPAGHGLEDKLVEAAGGVAEAPMLNDRIAEGFSSGLDRLRKIDGIRVLSDGGATLLGTTVTELLARPEEILEECFGPVSIVVEYSSTDELQAAVEAFEGNLTATLQAEESADAELAGKLLPLLTARAGRVLWNGWPTGVAVSWAQHHGGPFPSSVGSIHTSVGVTAARRFQRPVAYQDTPDVVLPAVLRDGNPAGISRRVNGTVTTGEVSR
- a CDS encoding fumarylacetoacetate hydrolase family protein; amino-acid sequence: MHLVRFQLPGQPPQAGVRTGDTVAPVRGGAGMAELLRLSAEEFRAAVGEDRLGDEVLLADVRLLPPLDGYGEVWCAGVTYERSRGARMEESTEQSVYDRVYSAPRPELFPKSPAWRLVTDGDPIGIRTDSGHDVPEPELAIVANSRGEIVGFTICNDVSSRSIEGENPLYIPQAKVFAGGCALATGIRPAWEVADPKDLTIDLVIRRGEDEVFTGTTSTKNLVRELQDLIDVLFVPNEFPDGVILATGTGIVPELDFALQAGDVVEIAISEIGTLTNTVAVGREPFAFLAAETLEETR